A genomic segment from Segniliparus rotundus DSM 44985 encodes:
- a CDS encoding AurF N-oxygenase family protein, whose translation MTSTLEPHVNTGAARAAQAIGTTLSTGASQTRAKRIGDREKTAARLLRSSVERSYDAEVDIDWDEPWLPGKLFYPEHRLTLYGTRIWDQLSPEQRVELGKHEMVRVFAFGILVEGVLSVMLYRNIAAGNLVDDSTRYMLTEIGDETRHSIMFSRAVNKIGVEPALFPPRITKMIMGIVSNMPLGAWSYGWTLLFEEVLDRLQREAVADDTVQPHLRQLFKIHVLEEARHITFAREELVRSYQAAGRVRKGLDRLLVAGATALVAPLTFWPALYRRAFGISAFRGFLAVQLSENYRANAQFICEPMIRFFHEAGMIDGWFTKRIWKLSRALPDDVHEDVFGEPRKESTPSLFGRILRRLVGA comes from the coding sequence ATGACCAGCACGCTCGAACCGCACGTCAACACGGGCGCAGCCCGCGCCGCGCAAGCTATCGGGACCACGCTCTCCACCGGAGCCTCGCAGACCCGCGCCAAGCGGATCGGCGACCGCGAGAAAACCGCCGCGCGCCTGCTGCGCTCGTCGGTGGAGCGCAGCTACGACGCCGAAGTGGACATCGACTGGGACGAGCCGTGGCTCCCTGGGAAGCTTTTCTACCCGGAGCACCGGCTCACGCTCTACGGCACGAGGATCTGGGACCAGCTGTCCCCCGAGCAGCGCGTCGAACTCGGCAAACACGAAATGGTCCGCGTGTTCGCCTTCGGCATCCTCGTCGAAGGGGTGCTGAGCGTCATGCTGTACCGCAACATCGCGGCCGGCAACCTCGTGGACGACAGCACGCGCTACATGCTCACCGAAATCGGCGACGAGACCCGCCACTCGATCATGTTCTCCCGCGCCGTGAACAAGATCGGGGTCGAGCCCGCCCTGTTCCCCCCCAGGATCACTAAAATGATCATGGGCATCGTCAGCAACATGCCCCTCGGCGCATGGTCCTACGGATGGACGTTGCTCTTCGAAGAAGTCCTCGACCGGCTGCAGCGGGAAGCCGTTGCCGACGACACCGTCCAGCCGCACCTGCGCCAGCTCTTCAAGATCCACGTCCTGGAAGAGGCCCGGCACATCACCTTCGCCCGCGAAGAACTCGTCCGCAGCTACCAGGCCGCGGGCCGAGTCCGGAAAGGTTTGGACCGGCTGCTCGTCGCGGGCGCGACCGCGCTTGTGGCTCCGCTCACCTTCTGGCCCGCGTTGTACCGGCGCGCATTCGGCATCTCCGCGTTCCGCGGGTTCCTCGCCGTGCAGCTCAGCGAGAACTACCGGGCGAACGCGCAGTTCATCTGCGAGCCGATGATCCGGTTCTTCCACGAGGCGGGCATGATCGACGGCTGGTTCACCAAGCGGATCTGGAAACTCAGCCGCGCGCTGCCCGACGACGTCCACGAAGACGTCTTCGGCGAGCCCCGCAAGGAAAGCACGCCCTCGCTCTTCGGCCGAATCCTGCGCAGGCTCGTGGGGGCCTGA
- a CDS encoding nucleoside hydrolase has protein sequence MAIPVFADVDTGIDDVWALLTLLSHPEADLVAVACTAGNVHVDQVCANTLAVLELAGRADIPVSQGRQAPLRLAPGERFDIADDTHGGCGLGYAAVDEAQAWTTPYDAAEAWARAARSKPGELVGLVTGPLTNLALALRAEPELPRLLRRLVVMGGSFDYPGNTTPVAEWNISVDPEAAKEVFDAWSDAVEHTPGPPIALPLICGLNLTERIILTPELLGKLGELVEGAPRPALSQNDPRGKRSNAHNPLLRLLEDATRFYFEFHHDQGDGYIAHMHDPFAAEAAIDPEIVLSAPAAVDVELLGLITRGMTVADWSGKWRREPNAAIAVATDTGGFFDRVIPRLAAFLRQRG, from the coding sequence ATGGCCATCCCTGTCTTCGCCGACGTCGACACCGGGATCGACGACGTGTGGGCGCTGCTGACCCTGCTGTCGCACCCTGAGGCGGACCTCGTCGCCGTCGCGTGCACAGCGGGGAACGTCCATGTGGACCAGGTGTGCGCCAACACGCTCGCCGTGCTCGAACTCGCCGGGCGGGCGGATATCCCGGTGTCCCAAGGCAGGCAGGCCCCCCTGCGCCTCGCCCCCGGCGAGCGGTTCGACATCGCCGACGACACCCACGGCGGCTGCGGGCTGGGCTACGCGGCCGTGGACGAGGCACAAGCCTGGACCACCCCTTACGACGCCGCCGAGGCATGGGCGCGGGCGGCGCGGTCCAAACCGGGCGAGCTCGTCGGCCTGGTCACCGGCCCGCTCACCAACCTCGCCCTTGCCTTGCGGGCCGAACCGGAGCTGCCGCGGCTGCTGCGCCGACTGGTCGTCATGGGCGGGTCGTTCGACTACCCCGGCAACACCACCCCGGTCGCAGAGTGGAACATCTCTGTGGACCCAGAGGCCGCGAAAGAGGTCTTCGACGCGTGGTCCGATGCGGTCGAGCACACACCGGGCCCGCCTATCGCATTGCCGTTGATCTGCGGGTTGAACCTCACCGAGCGAATCATCTTGACCCCCGAGCTGCTCGGCAAACTCGGCGAACTGGTCGAAGGAGCACCCCGTCCGGCGCTGTCGCAGAACGACCCGCGCGGAAAACGCTCGAACGCGCACAACCCGCTCCTGCGCCTTCTGGAAGACGCCACTCGGTTCTACTTCGAGTTCCACCACGACCAGGGCGACGGGTACATCGCGCACATGCACGACCCGTTCGCCGCAGAGGCCGCCATCGACCCGGAAATCGTGTTGAGCGCGCCAGCGGCTGTGGACGTCGAGCTGTTGGGGCTGATTACCCGAGGCATGACGGTGGCGGACTGGTCTGGGAAGTGGCGGCGCGAGCCGAATGCGGCAATCGCGGTCGCGACCGACACTGGCGGCTTCTTCGACAGGGTGATCCCCCGACTGGCGGCCTTCCTCAGACAACGGGGCTGA
- a CDS encoding alpha/beta fold hydrolase: MRVRRIDLTHEAYTYMRVFASEDNPAAPVLLVVPGYGTPAAALDKFAARVLQEGVQVVTFDLRGQGASRPRPNPFLNWGWKRHFQDDLPLIVADVHELFPEAPVYVFAHSLGGHLASLYVSQHPGEVDGLILLATGISHRRNHASPLTAALVSLGVVGMNLGAQLFRVYPAVFAKFDGGYGRQPRGMLWDSGLVILTGKFQPARIEFDAQEALSEIDIPVLGATLEADPYVPPKVLQDFLRLFTGAKPTQEHIQKRLGHAGWIGRPQLVVELVAQWVKAKEKEKADKE; this comes from the coding sequence ATGCGCGTGCGTCGCATCGACCTCACCCACGAGGCGTACACCTACATGAGGGTCTTCGCGTCCGAGGACAACCCGGCTGCCCCCGTGCTCCTCGTGGTGCCCGGCTACGGCACCCCGGCGGCCGCGCTCGACAAATTCGCCGCGCGCGTCCTCCAGGAAGGGGTCCAGGTCGTCACGTTCGACCTTCGGGGGCAGGGGGCGAGCAGGCCGAGGCCGAATCCGTTCCTCAACTGGGGCTGGAAGCGCCACTTCCAGGACGACCTCCCGCTCATCGTGGCCGATGTCCACGAGCTGTTCCCCGAAGCCCCGGTCTATGTGTTCGCCCACAGCCTGGGCGGTCACCTCGCCAGCCTGTATGTGTCCCAGCACCCCGGCGAGGTCGACGGCCTCATCCTGCTGGCCACGGGTATTTCGCACCGGCGCAACCACGCCAGCCCGCTCACTGCGGCCCTGGTCTCCCTCGGCGTCGTCGGGATGAACCTCGGAGCGCAGCTCTTCCGGGTCTACCCGGCGGTGTTCGCCAAATTCGACGGCGGCTACGGGCGCCAGCCCCGAGGCATGCTGTGGGACAGCGGCCTGGTCATCCTCACGGGCAAATTCCAGCCCGCCCGCATTGAGTTCGACGCGCAAGAGGCGCTGAGCGAGATCGACATCCCTGTCCTCGGGGCCACCTTGGAGGCCGACCCGTATGTGCCCCCCAAGGTGTTGCAGGACTTCCTGCGGCTCTTCACGGGCGCCAAGCCCACCCAGGAGCATATCCAAAAGCGGCTCGGCCACGCGGGGTGGATCGGGCGCCCGCAGCTCGTGGTCGAGCTGGTCGCGCAGTGGGTGAAGGCCAAAGAAAAGGAGAAGGCTGACAAGGAGTAG